The following proteins come from a genomic window of Micromonospora zamorensis:
- a CDS encoding acyl-ACP desaturase, translating into MTVSTTLSQTALLVELEPVVARNLDRHLTLAKEWFPHEYVPWSEGRTFDGPLGGEAWSPTDSTIPDVARTALIVNLLTEDNLPSYHHEIATLFGRDGAWGTWVHRWTAEEGRHGVAIRDYLTVTRAVDPVALERARMTHMSEGYTNAHGDEVLHSLAYVSFQELATRISHRNTGKATGDPACEALLARVAADENLHMVFYRNLLAAAFELAPSQAMRAVADVVADFQMPGSGIDGFARKSVAIALAGIYDLRQHRDDVLQPVLRQWDVFNVTGLNADGEAAREQLAGQLDNLERAASRFEEKRDARAARLALR; encoded by the coding sequence GTGACCGTCAGCACCACACTCAGTCAGACCGCTCTCCTCGTCGAGTTGGAGCCGGTGGTCGCACGCAACCTCGACCGCCACCTCACGCTCGCCAAGGAGTGGTTCCCGCACGAGTACGTGCCGTGGAGCGAAGGGCGGACCTTCGACGGGCCGCTCGGCGGCGAGGCGTGGTCGCCGACCGACTCGACCATCCCGGACGTGGCTCGCACCGCGCTGATCGTGAACCTGCTGACCGAGGACAACCTGCCCTCGTACCACCACGAGATCGCCACCCTGTTCGGCCGCGACGGCGCGTGGGGCACCTGGGTGCACCGGTGGACCGCCGAGGAGGGCCGGCACGGCGTCGCGATCCGCGACTACCTGACCGTCACCCGGGCCGTGGACCCGGTGGCGTTGGAGCGGGCCCGGATGACGCACATGTCCGAGGGCTACACCAACGCCCACGGCGACGAGGTGCTGCACTCGCTGGCGTACGTCTCGTTCCAGGAGTTGGCCACCCGGATCTCGCACCGCAACACCGGCAAGGCCACCGGCGACCCCGCCTGTGAGGCGCTGCTGGCCCGGGTGGCGGCCGACGAGAACCTGCACATGGTCTTCTACCGCAACCTGCTCGCCGCCGCGTTCGAGCTGGCCCCGAGTCAGGCCATGCGGGCCGTCGCCGACGTGGTGGCCGACTTCCAGATGCCGGGCAGCGGCATCGACGGTTTCGCCCGCAAGTCGGTGGCGATCGCCCTGGCCGGCATCTACGACCTGCGCCAGCACCGCGACGATGTGCTGCAGCCGGTGCTGCGCCAGTGGGACGTCTTCAACGTGACCGGCCTCAACGCCGACGGCGAAGCCGCCCGCGAGCAGCTCGCCGGCCAGCTGGACAACCTGGAGCGCGCCGCGAGCCGCTTCGAGGAAAAGCGCGACGCCCGAGCCGCCCGCCTGGCCCTCCGCTAA
- a CDS encoding winged helix-turn-helix transcriptional regulator produces the protein MRPAALDWSVDNCTIARAMEILGERWTLVVLREVFTGVRRFDDMRVRTGIPRQVLTNRLATLVEQGVLSREPYREPGSRLRHEYRLTEKGLDLWPVLVAVLGWGDRYLAGPEGPPLSVAHRDCGAPVRVDLRCAEGHDVDQPRDVVPRPGPGARRRTP, from the coding sequence ATGCGACCCGCGGCACTGGACTGGTCGGTGGACAACTGCACCATCGCCCGCGCGATGGAGATCCTCGGTGAGCGGTGGACCCTGGTGGTGCTCCGCGAGGTGTTCACCGGCGTACGCCGGTTCGACGACATGCGGGTGCGCACCGGCATCCCGCGTCAGGTGCTGACCAACCGGCTGGCCACTCTGGTCGAACAGGGCGTGCTGAGCCGTGAGCCGTACCGGGAGCCGGGCAGCCGGTTGCGCCACGAGTACCGGCTGACGGAGAAGGGCCTGGACCTGTGGCCGGTGCTGGTCGCCGTGCTCGGCTGGGGCGACCGGTACCTCGCTGGCCCGGAGGGTCCGCCGCTCAGCGTCGCTCACCGCGACTGTGGCGCTCCGGTTCGTGTGGACCTGCGCTGCGCCGAGGGGCACGACGTGGACCAGCCGCGCGATGTGGTGCCGCGCCCAGGCCCCGGCGCCCGCCGCCGTACGCCCTGA
- a CDS encoding MBL fold metallo-hydrolase, whose translation MLVAGFPADAFGTNCYVVATAPGEQCVVVDPGIGVLDQLDALLAEHRLHPAAVLLTHGHLDHTFSVAPVCGARGVTAYVHPGDREMLADPSKGLSADLTSLFGGRLSYTEPEDVAELTDGATLTLAGLEIAVDHAPGHTGGSVLFRLPGAGSDWEADELCLSGDVLFAGSIGRTDLPGGSMPAMLTSLRDKILPLADDTVVLPGHGPATTIGRERASNPYLIEVAQVGGGRPAPTRGL comes from the coding sequence GTGCTCGTGGCCGGCTTTCCCGCGGACGCCTTCGGCACCAACTGCTACGTGGTTGCCACCGCGCCGGGGGAGCAGTGCGTGGTGGTCGACCCCGGGATCGGGGTGCTCGACCAGCTCGACGCGCTGCTCGCCGAGCACCGCCTGCATCCGGCCGCCGTGCTGCTCACTCACGGCCACCTCGACCACACCTTCTCGGTCGCGCCGGTCTGTGGTGCGCGCGGCGTCACCGCCTACGTGCACCCGGGCGACCGGGAGATGCTGGCCGACCCGTCCAAGGGCCTCTCGGCCGACCTGACGTCGCTCTTCGGCGGTCGGTTGAGCTACACCGAGCCGGAGGACGTGGCGGAGCTGACCGACGGCGCCACCCTCACGCTCGCCGGCCTGGAGATCGCCGTCGACCACGCCCCGGGCCATACCGGCGGGTCGGTGCTGTTCCGGCTGCCCGGCGCGGGGTCGGACTGGGAGGCCGACGAGCTGTGCCTCTCCGGTGACGTCCTCTTCGCCGGGTCGATCGGCCGCACCGACCTGCCGGGCGGGAGCATGCCGGCCATGCTCACCAGCCTGCGCGACAAGATCCTTCCGCTGGCCGACGACACCGTCGTGCTGCCTGGCCACGGCCCCGCCACCACCATCGGCCGCGAGCGCGCCAGCAACCCGTACCTCATCGAGGTGGCGCAGGTCGGCGGCGGCCGACCGGCGCCCACCCGGGGCCTCTAG
- a CDS encoding PaaI family thioesterase, translating into MTQTQEPARSRTFSWADPAANAAQIGRRSGIDMLRAMIAGELAAPPVMHLLDMSRMEADEGRVSVELTPQEFHYNPLGTVHGGVLSTLLDTAAGCAVHTTLPAGVGYTSLDLNVKFLRPVTVDSGTLRCEGTVLQRGRRTALAEARITDADARLIAHATSTCLILPLP; encoded by the coding sequence ATGACGCAGACGCAGGAACCGGCGCGCAGCCGGACCTTCAGCTGGGCGGACCCGGCGGCCAACGCCGCCCAGATCGGCCGACGCAGCGGCATCGACATGCTGCGGGCGATGATCGCCGGCGAGCTGGCCGCGCCGCCGGTGATGCACCTACTCGACATGAGCCGGATGGAGGCCGACGAGGGCCGGGTCAGCGTCGAGTTGACCCCGCAGGAGTTCCACTACAACCCGCTCGGCACCGTCCACGGTGGCGTTCTCTCGACGCTGCTGGACACCGCCGCCGGGTGCGCCGTGCACACCACCCTGCCCGCTGGCGTCGGCTACACCTCGCTGGACCTGAACGTGAAGTTCCTCCGCCCAGTCACTGTCGACAGCGGCACGCTGCGCTGCGAGGGCACTGTGCTGCAACGTGGCCGGCGTACGGCCCTGGCAGAGGCCCGCATCACCGACGCGGACGCCCGCCTGATAGCCCACGCCACCAGCACCTGCCTGATCCTCCCCCTCCCCTAA
- the hisS gene encoding histidine--tRNA ligase encodes MSKPTPISGFPEWTPGQRMIEQFVLDRIRATFELYGFAPLETRAVEPLDQLLRKGETSKEVYVIRRLHADAEGSGGDDQLGLHFDLTVPFARYVLENAGKLAFPFRRYQIQKVWRGERPQEGRYREFVQADIDIVDRDTLAPHHEAEMPLVIGDALRSLPIPPVTIQVNNRKICEGFYRGIGLTDPEAALRAVDKLDKIGPAKVADLLAQTAGASEAQAKACLALAEISAPDASFADAVRALGVSDPLLDEGIDELVRVVETAAEHSPGLCVADLRIARGLDYYTGTVYETQLRGYERFGSICSGGRYDNLATAGAVSYPGVGISIGVTRLLGLLFGAGELSVSREVPTAVLVAVTSEEQRTASNRVAEALRRRAVPTEVSPSAAKFGKQIRYAERRGIPYVWFPGVDGAPDEVKDIRSGEQLTAGAQEWMPPLEDLKPTVG; translated from the coding sequence ATGAGCAAGCCCACGCCCATCTCCGGTTTCCCGGAGTGGACCCCCGGTCAGCGGATGATCGAGCAGTTCGTGCTCGACCGGATCCGGGCCACCTTCGAGCTGTACGGCTTCGCGCCGCTGGAGACCCGCGCGGTGGAGCCGCTGGACCAGCTGCTGCGCAAGGGCGAGACCTCGAAGGAGGTCTACGTGATCCGGCGGCTGCACGCCGACGCGGAGGGTTCCGGTGGTGACGACCAGCTCGGCCTGCACTTCGACCTGACCGTGCCGTTCGCCCGGTACGTGCTGGAGAACGCCGGCAAGCTGGCGTTCCCGTTCCGCCGCTACCAGATCCAGAAGGTGTGGCGCGGTGAGCGGCCGCAGGAGGGCCGTTACCGGGAGTTCGTGCAGGCCGACATCGACATCGTCGACCGGGACACCCTGGCCCCGCACCACGAGGCGGAGATGCCCCTCGTCATCGGCGACGCGCTGCGCTCGTTGCCGATCCCGCCGGTGACGATCCAGGTCAACAACCGCAAGATCTGCGAGGGCTTCTACCGGGGCATCGGGCTGACCGACCCGGAGGCGGCGCTGCGCGCGGTGGACAAGCTCGACAAGATCGGCCCGGCGAAGGTGGCCGACCTGCTGGCCCAGACCGCCGGGGCGAGCGAGGCGCAGGCCAAGGCGTGCCTGGCGCTGGCCGAGATCTCCGCCCCGGACGCCTCGTTCGCCGACGCCGTCCGCGCGCTGGGGGTGAGCGACCCGCTGCTCGACGAGGGCATCGACGAGCTGGTCCGGGTGGTGGAGACCGCCGCCGAGCACTCTCCCGGCCTCTGCGTGGCGGACCTGCGCATCGCCCGTGGCCTGGATTACTACACCGGCACCGTCTACGAGACGCAGCTGCGCGGCTACGAGCGGTTCGGCTCGATCTGCTCCGGCGGCCGGTACGACAACCTGGCCACCGCCGGCGCCGTCTCGTACCCCGGGGTGGGAATCTCGATCGGGGTGACCCGGCTGCTCGGGTTGCTCTTCGGCGCGGGGGAGCTGTCGGTGTCCCGGGAGGTGCCGACCGCCGTGCTCGTCGCGGTGACCAGCGAGGAGCAGCGGACGGCCAGCAACCGGGTGGCCGAGGCGCTGCGGCGGCGCGCGGTGCCGACCGAGGTGTCGCCGAGCGCGGCGAAGTTCGGCAAGCAGATCCGCTACGCCGAGCGGCGCGGCATCCCGTACGTCTGGTTCCCCGGTGTCGACGGAGCGCCGGACGAGGTGAAGGACATCCGCTCGGGTGAGCAGCTCACGGCCGGTGCGCAGGAGTGGATGCCCCCTCTGGAGGACCTCAAGCCGACTGTTGGGTGA
- a CDS encoding peptidylprolyl isomerase — protein MASSRDRQRKLAREKLDRQLARRAAATRRRRQIQAGVGAALILVLVVAGSAWALGAFDSDSKQNTAAEETCLWTPQDATANTNLKDVGTPATKDLPTDGTRAMTVTTNQGAPITAELSLTNSPCAAASIAHLASRSFYDNTKCHEITTEGALHCGDPSGTGLGGPTYSFYDEEVPTVPSASPSASPAPGQPPTYPKGTVAMVSNPPGSNGSQFLIFFKDFTTADPKYPVIGRVTGGLDVVEKIGALPTVDNGTGAKVKPSTDVTIQSLTVGEPVTGAAPPASGAPASSPSAG, from the coding sequence GTGGCTTCCAGCAGGGACCGGCAGCGCAAACTGGCGCGGGAAAAGCTCGACCGGCAGTTGGCTCGCCGGGCTGCCGCGACGCGGCGCCGTCGGCAGATCCAGGCCGGTGTCGGTGCCGCCCTGATCCTCGTGTTGGTGGTGGCCGGCTCGGCCTGGGCGCTCGGGGCGTTCGACTCCGACTCGAAGCAGAACACCGCCGCGGAGGAGACCTGCCTCTGGACGCCGCAGGACGCCACGGCCAACACCAACCTGAAGGACGTCGGCACGCCGGCGACCAAGGATCTGCCCACCGACGGCACCCGGGCGATGACGGTGACGACCAACCAGGGCGCGCCGATCACCGCGGAGCTGAGCCTGACCAACTCCCCGTGCGCGGCGGCGAGCATCGCCCACCTGGCGAGCCGGTCGTTCTACGACAACACCAAGTGCCACGAGATCACCACCGAGGGCGCGCTGCACTGCGGCGATCCCAGTGGCACCGGCCTCGGTGGGCCCACCTACTCGTTCTACGACGAGGAGGTGCCGACCGTGCCGTCGGCGTCCCCGTCGGCCAGCCCGGCCCCCGGCCAGCCGCCGACGTACCCGAAGGGCACCGTGGCGATGGTCTCCAACCCGCCGGGCAGCAACGGCAGCCAGTTCCTGATCTTCTTCAAGGACTTCACCACCGCCGACCCGAAGTACCCGGTGATCGGCCGGGTGACCGGCGGGCTGGACGTGGTGGAGAAGATCGGCGCCCTCCCGACCGTGGACAATGGGACCGGGGCCAAGGTCAAGCCCAGCACCGACGTGACGATCCAGAGCCTCACGGTCGGTGAGCCGGTCACCGGCGCCGCACCCCCGGCCTCCGGCGCCCCGGCCAGCAGCCCGAGCGCCGGCTGA
- a CDS encoding adenine phosphoribosyltransferase produces the protein MTETHSTEARGDSGPEAARLVASRVLDVPDFPKPGVLFKDLMPLFADGKVFREVIDGIVAYHGRDAFDVVVGIEARGFVVAAAVAYAAGVGVVPVRKAGKLPRPAHSVSYALEYGEATLEVHEDAFTAGHRVLVVDDVLATGGTAEATLDLVERAGGTVTGFTVLLELGFLGGRERLAQRPVHALLTV, from the coding sequence GTGACGGAGACCCACAGCACCGAGGCGCGCGGGGACAGCGGCCCGGAGGCCGCCCGACTGGTCGCCAGCCGGGTGCTGGACGTGCCCGACTTCCCCAAGCCCGGCGTCCTGTTCAAGGACCTGATGCCGCTGTTCGCCGACGGGAAGGTCTTCCGTGAGGTGATCGACGGGATCGTCGCGTACCACGGGCGGGACGCCTTCGACGTGGTGGTCGGCATCGAGGCGCGCGGCTTCGTCGTCGCGGCGGCCGTCGCCTACGCGGCCGGGGTGGGCGTGGTGCCGGTGCGCAAGGCCGGCAAGCTGCCCCGTCCGGCGCACTCGGTGTCCTACGCCCTGGAGTACGGCGAGGCCACCCTGGAGGTGCACGAGGATGCCTTCACCGCCGGGCACCGGGTCCTGGTCGTCGACGACGTGCTGGCCACCGGCGGCACCGCCGAGGCGACGCTGGACCTGGTCGAGCGGGCCGGCGGCACCGTCACCGGCTTCACGGTCCTGCTGGAGCTCGGGTTCCTGGGCGGGCGCGAGCGGTTGGCGCAGCGTCCGGTGCACGCCCTGCTGACCGTTTGA
- a CDS encoding RelA/SpoT family protein: MSHDVVPPAEGTVHPTGDADGSVTDRSGDAPARVTGTGNGSGRAAGETTVRPISGPPSVEAAPGADGVVVPFPTDAGIDPSPSGGFGLSNAPTGRRVRARLARFNAPWQTSQVSEVLEPLIASHRDNHPKADARLLQRAFDTAARWHSGQYRKSGDPYITHPLAVATILGNLGMDTTTLVAALLHDTIEDTEYTLDQMRADFGGEVALLVDGVTKLDKVKLGDAAKAETIRKMVVAMAKDPRVLVIKLADRLHNMRTLTFLPRPKQEQKAKETLEILAPLAHRLGMNTIKWELEDLSFGTLFPKRYEEINRLIGEHQPQRETLLRQVTQKVGTDLKAAKIKAETTGRPKHLYSIYQKMIVRGRDFNDIYDLVGVRILVDTVRDCYAALGVIHANWQPVPGRFKDYIAMPKFNMYQSLHTTVIGPTGKPVEMQIRTYAMHRTAEFGIAAHWKYKEHKGTQIVGPPAHIDEMTWLRQLLDWQREAADPSEFLDALRFDLSSQEVYVFTPKGDVIPLPTGSTPVDFAYAVHTEVGHKCIGARVNGKLVPLESTLSNGDVIEIFTSKSETAGPTQDWLGFVKSPRARTKIRQYFNKERREEAIEAGKDAIVKAMRKQGMPLQRMLTSDALMSIARDLHLADVASLYAAVGDSQVSAQSVVQKLMAAYGGEEGAAEDIAETAVATRPPRSRQSSSDPGVVVRGVSDVWIKLARCCTPVPPDSVFGFVTRSGGVSVHRDDCANAEDLRAQSERVVEVSWKLTSASTFLVAIQVEALDRHKLLADVTRVLSDERVNILSATVTTTRDRVAVSRFSFEMADPKHLGHLLATVRKVDGVFDAYRVTSGA; the protein is encoded by the coding sequence GTGTCCCACGATGTCGTCCCTCCGGCGGAGGGCACGGTGCACCCGACAGGCGACGCTGACGGCTCGGTGACTGACCGGTCAGGCGATGCGCCGGCCCGGGTGACGGGCACCGGCAACGGCTCCGGCAGGGCTGCGGGCGAGACCACTGTCCGCCCGATCAGCGGCCCGCCGAGCGTCGAGGCCGCGCCCGGCGCCGACGGGGTTGTCGTGCCGTTCCCGACCGACGCGGGCATCGACCCGTCGCCGAGCGGTGGCTTCGGGCTGTCCAACGCGCCCACCGGCCGGCGCGTGCGGGCCCGGCTGGCCCGGTTCAACGCGCCCTGGCAGACCTCGCAGGTCAGCGAGGTGCTGGAGCCGCTGATCGCGAGCCATCGGGACAACCACCCCAAGGCCGACGCCCGGCTGCTGCAGCGCGCCTTCGACACGGCCGCGCGGTGGCACTCCGGGCAGTACCGCAAGTCCGGCGACCCGTACATCACCCACCCGCTCGCGGTGGCGACCATCCTCGGCAACCTGGGGATGGACACCACCACGCTGGTCGCCGCCCTGCTGCACGACACCATCGAGGACACCGAATACACCCTCGACCAGATGCGCGCCGACTTCGGTGGCGAGGTCGCCCTCCTGGTCGATGGCGTCACGAAGCTCGACAAGGTCAAGCTGGGTGACGCGGCCAAGGCCGAGACGATCCGCAAGATGGTCGTGGCGATGGCCAAGGACCCCCGGGTGCTGGTGATCAAGCTGGCTGACCGGCTGCACAACATGCGCACCCTGACCTTCCTGCCCCGCCCCAAGCAGGAGCAGAAGGCCAAGGAGACGCTGGAGATCCTGGCGCCTCTCGCGCACCGGCTCGGTATGAACACGATCAAGTGGGAGCTGGAGGACCTGTCCTTCGGCACGTTGTTCCCGAAGCGCTACGAGGAGATCAACCGGCTGATCGGGGAGCACCAGCCGCAGCGCGAGACGCTGCTGCGGCAGGTCACCCAGAAGGTCGGCACCGACCTGAAGGCCGCCAAGATCAAGGCGGAGACCACCGGGCGGCCGAAGCACCTCTACTCGATCTACCAGAAGATGATCGTGCGGGGTCGGGACTTCAACGACATCTACGACCTGGTCGGGGTGCGGATCCTGGTCGACACGGTTCGGGACTGCTACGCGGCGCTGGGTGTCATCCACGCCAACTGGCAGCCGGTGCCGGGCCGCTTCAAGGACTACATCGCGATGCCCAAGTTCAACATGTACCAGTCGTTGCACACGACTGTCATCGGGCCCACCGGCAAGCCGGTGGAGATGCAGATCCGCACGTACGCGATGCACCGCACCGCGGAGTTCGGCATCGCCGCGCACTGGAAGTACAAGGAGCACAAGGGCACCCAGATCGTCGGCCCGCCCGCACACATCGACGAGATGACCTGGTTGCGGCAGCTGCTCGACTGGCAGCGTGAGGCGGCCGACCCGAGCGAGTTCCTGGACGCGCTGCGCTTCGACCTGTCCAGCCAGGAGGTGTACGTCTTCACCCCGAAGGGTGACGTCATCCCGCTGCCGACCGGGTCGACGCCTGTGGACTTCGCGTACGCGGTGCACACCGAGGTCGGGCACAAGTGCATCGGGGCGCGGGTCAACGGCAAGCTGGTGCCGTTGGAGTCGACGCTGTCCAACGGCGACGTGATCGAGATCTTCACGTCGAAGTCCGAGACGGCCGGCCCCACGCAGGACTGGCTGGGCTTCGTCAAGAGCCCCCGCGCCCGGACGAAGATCCGGCAGTACTTCAACAAGGAACGGCGCGAGGAGGCGATCGAGGCCGGCAAGGACGCGATCGTCAAGGCGATGCGCAAGCAGGGCATGCCGTTGCAGCGGATGCTCACCTCCGACGCGCTGATGTCGATCGCCCGGGACCTGCACCTCGCCGACGTGGCCTCGCTCTACGCGGCGGTCGGCGACAGCCAGGTCTCCGCGCAGTCGGTGGTGCAGAAGCTGATGGCCGCGTACGGCGGCGAGGAGGGGGCGGCGGAGGACATCGCCGAGACCGCCGTCGCCACCCGGCCACCGCGCAGCCGGCAGAGCAGCAGCGACCCCGGTGTGGTGGTGCGGGGCGTCAGCGACGTCTGGATCAAGCTGGCCCGCTGCTGCACCCCGGTCCCACCGGACTCGGTGTTCGGCTTCGTCACCCGCTCCGGCGGGGTGAGCGTGCACCGCGACGACTGCGCCAACGCCGAGGACCTGCGGGCGCAGAGCGAGCGCGTGGTCGAGGTGAGTTGGAAGCTCACCTCCGCCTCGACGTTCCTGGTCGCGATCCAGGTCGAGGCACTGGACCGGCACAAGCTGCTGGCCGACGTCACCCGGGTGCTCTCCGACGAGCGGGTCAACATCCTCTCCGCGACCGTCACCACGACCCGCGACCGGGTGGCGGTGAGCCGGTTCAGCTTCGAGATGGCCGACCCGAAGCACCTAGGCCACCTGCTGGCCACGGTCCGCAAGGTCGACGGCGTCTTCGACGCGTACCGGGTCACCTCCGGCGCCTGA
- a CDS encoding peptidylprolyl isomerase: MTSTRERQRAAARARLEKEMAERSAKARKRRQTQAIVSAAAALVLVVAGTVWLAMSLGGDDDDKNDTAAPAAGASECVFNALPAEQRPPQIKDVGVPSNEQYAKGVQTMTIDTNLGPITAKVDRSLVPCTAGSFTYLAEKNFFDNTKCHRLVTEGIKVLQCGDPSATGNGWRETDGQGGPSYRLPEENLPTDKRPPYPEGVIAMANSGQPGSTGSQFFIVYGDSPLDPAYTVLGTITGGLDIVKDVAKAGDDGAFAQQAGGGHPKKEVVIKDLTMSNPQG; the protein is encoded by the coding sequence GTGACGTCCACCAGAGAGCGGCAGCGCGCGGCGGCACGCGCCCGGCTCGAGAAGGAGATGGCCGAGCGGTCGGCCAAGGCCCGCAAGCGCCGGCAGACGCAGGCGATCGTCAGCGCGGCTGCCGCGTTGGTGCTCGTGGTCGCCGGCACCGTCTGGCTGGCGATGAGCCTCGGCGGCGACGACGACGACAAGAACGACACCGCCGCGCCCGCGGCCGGGGCGTCCGAGTGCGTGTTCAACGCGCTGCCGGCCGAGCAGCGGCCCCCGCAGATCAAGGACGTCGGGGTGCCGAGCAACGAGCAGTACGCCAAGGGCGTGCAGACCATGACGATCGACACCAACCTCGGCCCGATCACGGCCAAGGTCGACCGGTCGCTGGTGCCGTGCACGGCGGGCAGCTTCACCTACCTGGCGGAGAAGAACTTCTTCGACAACACCAAGTGCCACCGCCTGGTGACCGAGGGCATCAAGGTGTTGCAGTGCGGTGACCCCAGCGCCACCGGCAACGGCTGGCGGGAGACCGACGGTCAGGGTGGTCCGAGCTACCGCCTGCCCGAGGAGAACCTGCCCACCGACAAGCGCCCGCCGTACCCGGAGGGTGTCATCGCGATGGCCAACTCCGGCCAGCCGGGCAGCACCGGCAGCCAGTTCTTCATCGTCTACGGCGACTCGCCACTGGACCCGGCGTACACGGTGCTGGGCACCATCACCGGTGGCCTGGACATCGTCAAGGACGTGGCCAAGGCCGGCGACGACGGGGCTTTCGCCCAGCAGGCCGGCGGTGGCCACCCGAAGAAGGAGGTCGTCATCAAGGACCTCACCATGAGCAACCCGCAGGGCTGA